The region GCCGCTCTGAAAAATATCGAAGATGCACTTCTGGGCTATGTTCGCATGCAGCAAAAGGTAGTGCGGCGGCCCACTCCACCACGCTATCACACGTAGGAACCGTAGGGTGGGGTTCCACCCCACCAAGCTCCCCCTCCCTGACCGCACATCCCGGTGAATCCCCCCTCCCATCCCTTCACCTTCCCGCCCCTTTCGCGCATTCTAAGAAAAAACCACAAGGCGGGCAGATGATGATGACCAGGACACCGAAAACCAGAACCGAGCCGAAGCTGACCAAGCCCGCGCGGACCACGCCCGAGCTGAAGGCGCCGACCGCCCCTCCCAAGGCCGCCCCCAAGACGGCGACGAAACCCGAGCAGAAACCCCTCGCCGCCCCCTCGGGTGCGCCGAAATTCGCCGGTGCCCCCACCATCATCCCGCCCGCCGCCACCCCACCCGCCATCACCATCCCGGTTCCGGCCATTGCCGAGGATCTCTGGCCGCAAGAGGATGCGGCGGATCAGGCCACGCTTCATGCCGCCGAAGAGGTGTTCAACCATCTGCTGGCGCGGGTGAAGGAGTTTCAGGCGAACCTGCCCGCCCATCACGAGCTGGGCATCCAGCTGGCGAATTACGGTGGAGAGCGCGCGCTGCATGTGCGCGGCATGGGCTTTCGCAACCCGAACATCATCGAATTCTATGGGCTTCTGGATGGCGACCGGCAGGTCACCGTGGTTCAGCATGTCTCGCAGCTGAATTTTCTGCTGATCGCGGTGCCGCCGGTGGCCGAGCAGGAACCCTATCGCATCGGCTTCGGCGCGGAACTGCGCACCGACAGGGGCTGATCCGCTAGATCCACCAGGGTTTCCCGATCAGCCAGACGATCAGCGCCATCATCACCGTGGCCGCGCCCATCACCAGGTTGAACGGGGAGCCGGCGATCAGCGCCATGGCCAGCAGGACCAGC is a window of Paracoccus zhejiangensis DNA encoding:
- a CDS encoding DUF6173 family protein; translated protein: MMMTRTPKTRTEPKLTKPARTTPELKAPTAPPKAAPKTATKPEQKPLAAPSGAPKFAGAPTIIPPAATPPAITIPVPAIAEDLWPQEDAADQATLHAAEEVFNHLLARVKEFQANLPAHHELGIQLANYGGERALHVRGMGFRNPNIIEFYGLLDGDRQVTVVQHVSQLNFLLIAVPPVAEQEPYRIGFGAELRTDRG